Genomic segment of Clostridia bacterium:
TTTCTTTTAATAGTTCTTTTAATTTTAACAACGCCCCCTCATCATATAAACCTTCTATTAACATCACCTCTAACCATAATTGTCCATGATATTCGCGAGAAAAAGAAACTAGTCCTTCATAAACTTCTTTAAATTTAATTTTACCAAAAGGTCTATTTATTTGCCGAAAACTAGTCTCATCATAGGCATCCAAAGATGGCAATACCAAATCGGCAAGCTTAAGAGCCTTTTTTATTTCCCTATCCACGAGTAGGGAACCATTTGTAATTACAGCTACAGGCTTATTTGTATGTTTTTTTAAAGCCTTAATTAATTCCTCTATTTCTAAATATAATGTAGGTTCTCCTTCACCCACAATAGTTACTACATCAAAAGGGGTCTTACTGCTTAAAAAATTCTTAAACTCACTTATTATTGTCTGCAAAGGCACAAATTCTTCCCTTTGATTAATCATGTGCCTAGTACGTCCGAGCTGACAATAAATACAAGCATAATTACAAGTTTTACGCGGTAAAGGACTAATTCCCAATGAAAGACCTAATCTGCGTGAAGGGATAGGACCAAAAACATATTTAAGTGATTGCATTTCCCCAACTTCCTTTATTTTAAAATTTGTTCTTTATTATAACACATAATTTAATGAAGAAGATACTTTTTTTTACCTTTTCTGATAAGATTAATATGCAAGGGGGGCAAATTATGTTTGAAATTATTGCCATGCTAACCATGTTCATCGATCATTTGGGAATCGTCTTTTTTCCGGAGCAAATCATCTTTAGAATCATCGGTCGCATGGCTTTCCCACTTTATGCCTATGCTTTAACACAAGGCTATAAATACACCAGTAATTTTAACAATTATTGTCGCAGGCTTTTTTATTTAGCCTTAATCAGCCAAGTACCTTATGTTTTGCTATTTAATACTTTTCAACTTAACATCATCTTTACTCTTCTAATTTGTCTCCTATTGCTTAAATTATTTACCCAAATTAAGAACAAATTTTATTACATACCCTTTTTTTTATTAACTGGTTCCCTAGAGATTTTCCAATGTGAATACGGTCTTTATGCTTTTTTACTAGTCTTGATTTATTATTTTAACCATAATATTGTCTGGCGACACAACTTTTTAAACATCTTCTTTCTTTTTTTACGTAATTGGTCTACTCAACTTTTTAGTTTTTTACCTTCCGTACTTATTAAATATTGCGAAAATCGCCCTCTTGAAGGAAAAGCACGTAATTTTTACCGCCTTTTTTATCCTTTACACTTAACATTACTCTTTTTAATTACCAGATAGTAACTATAGATTCTTTATTTAATTTATAACTATTAACCGCTTTTTTCTTAAATTCTAATAGAAACTACCTAAATCTCAGATTAAATAATCCGAGATTTTTTTTAGCTAAATCTTTTATAAAGGACTAAAAAAATGCTCATACGCATTTTTTACGCCTGTTCGAATCCTTTATTTTATGGCGGAGAGAGTGGGATTCGCTCCGGGGTCTTCGCCCCCTATCACGCCAAGGCTAAAAAATGCTCATACGCATTTTTTACGCCTGTTCGAATCCTTTAT
This window contains:
- a CDS encoding conjugal transfer protein TraX produces the protein MFEIIAMLTMFIDHLGIVFFPEQIIFRIIGRMAFPLYAYALTQGYKYTSNFNNYCRRLFYLALISQVPYVLLFNTFQLNIIFTLLICLLLLKLFTQIKNKFYYIPFFLLTGSLEIFQCEYGLYAFLLVLIYYFNHNIVWRHNFLNIFFLFLRNWSTQLFSFLPSVLIKYCENRPLEGKARNFYRLFYPLHLTLLFLITR
- a CDS encoding radical SAM protein; its protein translation is MQSLKYVFGPIPSRRLGLSLGISPLPRKTCNYACIYCQLGRTRHMINQREEFVPLQTIISEFKNFLSSKTPFDVVTIVGEGEPTLYLEIEELIKALKKHTNKPVAVITNGSLLVDREIKKALKLADLVLPSLDAYDETSFRQINRPFGKIKFKEVYEGLVSFSREYHGQLWLEVMLIEGLYDEGALLKLKELLKEINYHKLYLNTPVRPPAENWVKEPSREFLNTAAHVLGGVVLDSLSEGSFYSEIEDDYAAVLSIIKRHPMNQHELNSFLRGRNCNSPTEILDKLAHNKDVEVVAYKGYSIYRLT